The genomic interval TAAATCCTTGCAGAGTGTATATTATGCTTTCGACCGAACGCGAAAGCGGCAAAAGCTGTGAAAGCCATCTGAAAAACACGGGCAGTCTTTCTACAGGAAAACTTGCACGCTTAAGATGAAAACCATCATCTCTGCAACACCAAGGAGCATGTTGATATCTCTCATCAGCAGTCCAAGAGCTGCCACCGTCATTCCGAAACTGCTCAGAGCCAGTACACCTATCGTCATATGGGCAAAAAGGCTCGCAGTAATGGAGGGATCGAGTTTTAAAAAGCAAAATGAAACAGCCAGTCCCAGAATCACCGTGGTCAGTGCATCGATTATGTGAAAAGGCATCTTTTTTAGCATTACTTTGAATTTCGATGAAGGCGAAACAACGAAGAAAATCAACGATCCCTGATCTCGCTCGGAGAAAAATATTATGCCGAGCCCTTTAAAAACGCTTATTGAAGACAGAGCCATGATATTTGCTATTATGAAAGCTCTCGCATCGTGCAGCGTTTTATATCCATATGCAAGAAGTGTTGAGTAAAAGAGCAGCCGAAAAATCGGATTGATGATCTTTTCAGCGGCATAGGCTTTCCAGTTCAGCCACAGGGAAACCCCTTTGTACGAAATCCAAAAATGTCTGAGCAGCCTCACTTCTCAAACCAGCTCCCCTTCCGCTCTGCTTTTTCTTTCTATCTTTTTGAAAAGAACATGTCCTAAAAGAAAGTAAAAAAGCGTGAGTAAAAGTGCGTTGAAAATCAAATCCTTTCCAGCACTGCCAACTTCAAAGGAATCTCTCATCAGCGTAACTGACCAGCTTATGGGAAGGAAACTGGAAATCACTCGAATCCATTTTGGAAGAATGTCTATCGGAAAGAGCATTCCCGAGATGAAATACACCGGATACTGGATCGTTGACATCCATGAAAAGGCGTTCTTTGAGAGTGTCAAAAGCGTTGCAAAAACGAAAGAGGTGGAAATGAAGGAAAGGACCAGTATCAGAAACGAACAGGCAAACATCACGGGATTCGAAATGGCAAACTCCAACTTCAAGACAAAATAAGAATAAGCCACAACCACGGCGGCTTCCATCTAATTCCCCCGCTTCAATCAATATCAGCGGATTCTGATAATGCAGAAATTTTTGCAAAGTAGCAGCCTCTGGCACTCTTTTCCAGAAAGATTGCGACCACCAACACTGCCACCAAACCACCCGCTTGCACGAGACCTATTTTCATTTGATAAATTCCCACGGTGATTGCTACTTATCCACTGTTGAACAATATAGCAATGGGACGTGAAAGAATCATCAAAAACCCTGCAACCCATTTTTCCTTCCTTTGGTTTGAAGTACCTTAAAAGAAATGGTGCCAAAAGCTAAGTACAGTAAAGATAAAACAATCAAGATGATGAATTCTTTTTTCAAGTCAAGCAATGTGTTTGTTTTCATGAGAAAATAGCGTGTGAGGTCCAACCCCCACGTAAATGGAAAAGCATATGCAAGATATTCCAGCACTTTTGGAAGAACATTCACAGGAAAAAACATACCACCAATCAGAGGAGCGGCATTACCAAGCAAACTCACCAGTTCGTCCCCTTCTTTGAATCTCAACGTGATGCCAAAAAACAGAAAGACAAGACCGAAAGAAGCGATTATGGAAAGAATAACAACACCCGCTGCAAGGGCAAACTCAACCAGGTTGAAGGTCATCAGATTCAGCAGCACTGCCAGGACGATTATCGGAACAGACTCCACGGTAACTTTCACAAGACCAAAAACCGACCACGAGAGGATGTACCCTATGGAACTCACGGGCATGATGAACAGTTCTTCCAGCTGTCCTATTCTCATGTAGTACCTCAAAGCAAAGACAGATCCCCAGAGTACCTCAACGTAGTTCCAGTAAGCTGCCCCTAGCAGGAGGTATCCGATGATGTTCTTCGTGTTCGTCGCACCGTAGAAAAACCGTACAAGGCCTGATTCTGTGCCAAAGTAATAGAGCAGGACAACGGGCATTATCGTCAGAAGGGGTGTGAGGAAAGCTCCATACCAGTCTATTCTGTATCTTTTCGCACTCAGGAAACTGGCTTTTGCAAGATACAGACTTCTCACCATGATTCCCATTCTCCTTTTTTTCGAATCTCGTTTTCTGCCTTTTTAAGCAACCATACTCCGAGGATCAGATAGGCAAAACTCAAACCTGTCAGTATCAGGAGTTGGGGAACAAAGCCACTCATGTTTCCGTTTTTTATTATGCTTCTTCCTATGGAGATGAGGTAGGTGAGCGGTATCATGTACGAGATGAGTCGAACGTAAGAAGGGAAATTCTCAACAGGATTGACCATCCCTGAGAGGACGCCAAAAAAGAATTGGGCAGTGGAATTTATGCTTCTGATTCTCTTCTTCCACAACGACAACGCTGCGAAAAATATCGAAAAGAATGTTATGTAAACACCGCTCACCGCCAGCAAAAGAAGAAAGTAAAGATGGATCTCAAGATTTATACCGGAAAAGTAGAAGAAAAGCAATGTGAAGAATGTTATGTACAGGTTCATTAGAAACGTGTCAACGGCTTTTGAGAACAAAAAAGCCAAAAGACTGATTGGAGCAAGTACCACGGAGATGAGGGCGCCTTCTTCTCTTTCTTCTGTGAATCCGTCTCCCACCCCAAAGAAGTACTGGTTCAGCCAGTACCAGAGCAGGGCTCCTATCAACACGTTCTCTGCAAGCGAGTTCACATCAGCGATTCTGGAAGAAAACACATAAGGCCCTATGATGAAAAACGGAGTCAGAGCCATGTTCACCCACACGAACCTGTATTTAAGCCTTATCTTCATTTCCTTCAGAACCAGATGGAGTATCTTCCTCATCCATATTTCGCCCCCTGATGAGGTTTTCGAACACCTCATATACTTCGCTTCTTTCGCTGCGGATATCTTTGTATCTCACTTCCATCTGTACACGACCGTTTCTAAGAAGAACAACGCTGGCATTCTCGGGAAGAACGTGAAGTACATGACTTATCATTACGATAGTCAATCCCCTCCTGTTCCGTTCATCCAAAAAACCGACCATTTCACGCACCGACGGTGGATCCAGACCGTTGAGTATCTCGTCGATGAACAGTACCTCTGGATCGTGAATTAGCGCTTTACAAATCATCAACTTTTTCCTCATACCCGTTGAAAACTCTTCGACGGGTTTGTCTTTGTATTCGAACAGACCGAATCTTTCGAGAAGTTCTTCCATTCGTTCTCTTCTGACCTTTTTCGGTACGCCATATACACCCCCAAAGATATCGAGGTTTTCCCAGGCAGTGAGTTTCCAGTACAGACTTCTCTCGTTTGCAAGAACTACCCCTATTCTCGCAGATAGCTTCTTCCAGTGCTTTTTCACATCAACGCCGAGAACCTTCACTTCCCCATCGTCAGGAAGCAAGAGACCTATCATGATTTTCAGCAGTGTGCTTTTTCCCGAACCGTTCTCGCCGACGATTACCTTGAAGTCTCCCTCTTCTGCGTAAAAATCAACTTTATCGAGAACTCGAAGTTCTCCGAAGGATTTCCTGACACCGGACACTTCCACGACTTTTCTCATACCAACTTCACCCTTTCACGGAACTTTGAAAATAATCTCAAAAGTTCTGGAGAGGAGTTTTTTGGCACCTGTTTCTTTTCAACATTTCTAAATTATTTTATCCAATTTTTCAGGATAGAGGGAAGACTCTCAACCAAAGAATGTCACAGCAATGGTCTTCGTGTCAGATAGATCCATCATGGTCGTTTGATAATCATTGAAAAGGCTAGGAAACACGAATGCGTATAAGATAGCTTTTCATGATTTTCATCCCTTTCCTCATTAGAACAGATCCTTTGTGACCTTTCAAATCTTCCTGGTTTTGAAAAGCCCATTTCAAAGCGTTCTGCGATAGAGGATTTTCATTGAGATTTCATATTTTGTGTAATTTCACTCCTAACGTTACACAGCAGTGTGATAAAATAGCGTAAAAATAATAGTTTTGGAGGGAAAGGATTGAAAAGTCATCGACTTTTGAAAGCACCATTTCAGCATGGATTTCTTTTCTCACGGCCACTTGTTACATACTGCTTCAAAACGTGCCATGACGCATCCTGGAAACATTACATAAGATTTCTGAAATACCGTCATGAAAAGCTTTATGAGGAGGCTCTCTCAGAAATAGATAGCGCAATTTGAAATACATCGAGATGAAAGAGTCCGACAGAAAACTCCTTGACAGATTTCTGAGGAATTATGGAAGGTACGATGGAGTGAGGTTTGGGATCAGGCTAAAGGGGCCGGATGTGGTGAGAGAGTTTGCAAGTAGGCACTCTCTCAAGGTCCAGCCCCTGTTCGTTGCCTTCTGGTGCGAAGAAGACGGCAGAGCAAGAAGAAGACTGGTGAGGATATTACACTGGATGACTCAAGAGTGATCGAGTGGGAAAACGGGTGTCAGTTCCTGCGCTTTTTCTTTCAGTATCTGCAGTTCTTCCTCGCTGATTTTCGTTCCCTGATTTTCAACGATTTGACACATCCACCAGAGAAATTCCTGGTGACTTGGACTCACAGCTGCGGTGACGGGCAGTGATAGTGTGAAGCGAAGTGCCATGGATGCTTCTTCGAAATCATCCACAGGATGATACCAGCATTTTTCCCAGCGTTTTTCTTCTCCTTCTTCCAGACGTCTTTTTGCCAGAGCCTTTATTGCCAGAATTCCCATGTTTTTCTCCCGGGCTTTGCTGTAAAGTCTTTTGCCAAATCCTTTTCCCAGCCAGCTTGCCCAGTTCAGTGGAAAAAGCACCGTATCGAAATCGAACCTTTCCAGCATCGAAAGTGCAGCTTCCTCACTGTGAGCAGAAAAACCGATGTACCTTATCAGTCCTTCTTCTTTTGCCTTCAAAAAGGCCTCTATAGCTCCATTCGGTGAAAAGATGGCCTCCACCTCATCGAGCGTGGTCACAGCATGGAACTGATAAAGGTCAAAGTGATCCGTCTGGAGTCTCTTCAGAGATTCGTTCAATTCTTTCCAGGCACCTTCTTTTGTTCTCTCCATCGTTTTACAGGCCAGAAACACCTGGTCTCTGTAAGGCTTCAGCGCTGAGCCAAGTTTTTCCTCGGCGTCTCCGTAGGAAGGAGCAACGTCGAAGTAGTTTATGCCCCTCTCGATCGCTCTGGCAACTATCTTTTTTGCAGATTCCACGGACTCGTTCATCACAACGATTCCGCCGAATCCGACCACAGAGAGCTTTTCACCTGTTTTCCCCAGAACTCTTTTTTCCACGGAAAATCCCCCCTTCAACGACTGGGTCTATTATACATCCAGGACCTTAATTTCTCCAAATTGTATCGATTTTAAATGGACATGGTATAAATGGGTTTGAGAGGTGATGAAGTTGGCAAAAAAATACTACGCTGTGAGGAAAGGAAGGGTACCAGGAATCTATGAGTCCTGGGAAGAGGCAGAAAAACAGGTAAAGGGCTTTCCGGGAGCAGAGTACAAAAGTTTTGAGAAGATAGAGGATGCAAAGGCATATCTTGAGGGAAAAGATGAATGCACCTGCCCGGAACTTGACGAAGAGACGATGATCGCCTATGTGGATGGGAGTTATGATGTGGTCTGTGGTTCTGGAGTGGTTCTGTGCTACAGGGGAAAGAAGGAAGAGTACTACTTCTGGACGGACATCGATGAGTTCAAAGACTCAAGGAACATAGCCGGAGAGATCATGGCTGCACTTTTTGCCATGGACTGTGCTTTGAAGAAAGGAGCAAAAAGACTCATTCTCAGGCACGATCTTGAAGGGCTTG from Thermotoga sp. Mc24 carries:
- a CDS encoding ABC transporter permease, which encodes MVRSLYLAKASFLSAKRYRIDWYGAFLTPLLTIMPVVLLYYFGTESGLVRFFYGATNTKNIIGYLLLGAAYWNYVEVLWGSVFALRYYMRIGQLEELFIMPVSSIGYILSWSVFGLVKVTVESVPIIVLAVLLNLMTFNLVEFALAAGVVILSIIASFGLVFLFFGITLRFKEGDELVSLLGNAAPLIGGMFFPVNVLPKVLEYLAYAFPFTWGLDLTRYFLMKTNTLLDLKKEFIILIVLSLLYLAFGTISFKVLQTKGRKNGLQGF
- a CDS encoding ABC transporter ATP-binding protein; its protein translation is MRKVVEVSGVRKSFGELRVLDKVDFYAEEGDFKVIVGENGSGKSTLLKIMIGLLLPDDGEVKVLGVDVKKHWKKLSARIGVVLANERSLYWKLTAWENLDIFGGVYGVPKKVRRERMEELLERFGLFEYKDKPVEEFSTGMRKKLMICKALIHDPEVLFIDEILNGLDPPSVREMVGFLDERNRRGLTIVMISHVLHVLPENASVVLLRNGRVQMEVRYKDIRSERSEVYEVFENLIRGRNMDEEDTPSGSEGNEDKA
- a CDS encoding ABC transporter permease; the encoded protein is MRKILHLVLKEMKIRLKYRFVWVNMALTPFFIIGPYVFSSRIADVNSLAENVLIGALLWYWLNQYFFGVGDGFTEEREEGALISVVLAPISLLAFLFSKAVDTFLMNLYITFFTLLFFYFSGINLEIHLYFLLLLAVSGVYITFFSIFFAALSLWKKRIRSINSTAQFFFGVLSGMVNPVENFPSYVRLISYMIPLTYLISIGRSIIKNGNMSGFVPQLLILTGLSFAYLILGVWLLKKAENEIRKKGEWESW
- a CDS encoding ribonuclease H1 domain-containing protein, which codes for MAKKYYAVRKGRVPGIYESWEEAEKQVKGFPGAEYKSFEKIEDAKAYLEGKDECTCPELDEETMIAYVDGSYDVVCGSGVVLCYRGKKEEYYFWTDIDEFKDSRNIAGEIMAALFAMDCALKKGAKRLILRHDLEGLEKWATEEYRTKEPVTRVYKYLYEQFCRSGLEVVFEKVKSHSGDFCNDEADRLAKEAAKKRSNVEWTLKDFESTMKILDQKRRWAE
- a CDS encoding heme exporter protein CcmB, which encodes MRLLRHFWISYKGVSLWLNWKAYAAEKIINPIFRLLFYSTLLAYGYKTLHDARAFIIANIMALSSISVFKGLGIIFFSERDQGSLIFFVVSPSSKFKVMLKKMPFHIIDALTTVILGLAVSFCFLKLDPSITASLFAHMTIGVLALSSFGMTVAALGLLMRDINMLLGVAEMMVFILSVQVFL
- a CDS encoding aldo/keto reductase, which codes for MEKRVLGKTGEKLSVVGFGGIVVMNESVESAKKIVARAIERGINYFDVAPSYGDAEEKLGSALKPYRDQVFLACKTMERTKEGAWKELNESLKRLQTDHFDLYQFHAVTTLDEVEAIFSPNGAIEAFLKAKEEGLIRYIGFSAHSEEAALSMLERFDFDTVLFPLNWASWLGKGFGKRLYSKAREKNMGILAIKALAKRRLEEGEEKRWEKCWYHPVDDFEEASMALRFTLSLPVTAAVSPSHQEFLWWMCQIVENQGTKISEEELQILKEKAQELTPVFPLDHS
- a CDS encoding ABC transporter permease; translation: MEAAVVVAYSYFVLKLEFAISNPVMFACSFLILVLSFISTSFVFATLLTLSKNAFSWMSTIQYPVYFISGMLFPIDILPKWIRVISSFLPISWSVTLMRDSFEVGSAGKDLIFNALLLTLFYFLLGHVLFKKIERKSRAEGELV